The Helianthus annuus cultivar XRQ/B chromosome 16, HanXRQr2.0-SUNRISE, whole genome shotgun sequence genome includes a window with the following:
- the LOC110915522 gene encoding protein EXORDIUM-like 5, translated as MSILPFTLFFPILCISSILSVIGSTPNAQTLNTNDKHYTFINPKITPNTLTTSKKFEGSSELVNLRYHMGPVLSSPINIYIIWYGKWAPAQTLLIKDFLLSISTTNHRAAPPPSVADWWQTVSLYTDQTNANISRQILIAGEYSDRKYTHGTHLTRLTIQDVIASSVRSAPFTVDHKNGIYLVLTSVDVTVEDFCRAVCGFHYFTFPSKVGYTLPYAWVGNSGKQCPEVCAYPFAVPGYMRGGGPGSLAPPNGDVGVDGMISVIGHELAELSSNPLINAWYAGEDPTAPTEIGDLCEGLYGSGGGGGYIGEVMRDGSGRTYNMNGKRGRKFLVQWIWSPVLKACAGPNARD; from the coding sequence ATGTCCATTTTACCCTTCACCCTCTTTTTCCCCATCTTGTGCATTTCCAGTATCCTTTCTGTTATTGGTTCTACACCCAATGCACAAACACTAAACACAAATGATAAACATTACACCTTCATCAACCCAAAGATCACACCCAACACTCTCACCACTTCAAAAAAATTCGAAGGCTCATCCGAGCTAGTCAACCTTCGATACCACATGGGCCCGGTTCTCTCTTCACCAATAAACATTTACATAATCTGGTACGGTAAATGGGCCCCGGCCCAAACACTGTTAATCAAAGACTTCCTTTTATCCATCTCCACCACCAACCACCGTGCAGCACCGCCGCCCTCCGTCGCCGACTGGTGGCAAACCGTCTCTCTCTACACCGACCAAACCAATGCTAACATCTCCCGCCAAATCTTAATAGCCGGAGAATATTCCGACAGGAAATACACCCATGGGACCCACCTCACCCGGTTGACTATTCAAGACGTGATCGCGTCATCCGTACGATCAGCTCCGTTTACTGTAGATCATAAAAACGGGATTTACCTCGTACTAACTTCAGTGGACGTGACCGTAGAGGATTTCTGCCGGGCGGTTTGTGGGTTTCACTATTTTACGTTTCCATCAAAAGTGGGGTACACTTTACCGTACGCGTGGGTGGGTAATTCGGGTAAACAGTGCCCCGAAGTTTGTGCCTACCCGTTTGCGGTACCGGGTTATATGCGGGGTGGCGGGCCGGGTTCGCTTGCCCCGCCCAATGGAGATGTTGGGGTGGACGGGATGATTAGTGTGATCGGGCATGAATTAGCCGAGTTGTCGTCGAACCCGTTGATTAATGCTTGGTACGCGGGGGAAGACCCGACCGCGCCGACGGAGATCGGGGATTTGTGTGAGGGGTTATACGGGTCGGGTGGGGGAGGTGGGTATATTGGGGAAGTGATGAGGGATGGGTCGGGTCGGACTTATAACATGAATGGGAAAAGAGGGAGGAAGTTTTTGGTGCAATGGATATGGAGCCCCGTTTTGAAGGCATGTGCGGGTCCGAATGCTAGAGATTGA